From a region of the Phaseolus vulgaris cultivar G19833 chromosome 6, P. vulgaris v2.0, whole genome shotgun sequence genome:
- the LOC137831038 gene encoding cyclin-dependent kinase C-2-like, translating to MAMAAPGQLNVNESPSWGSRSVDCFEKLEQIGEGTYGQVYMAREIKTGEIVALKKIRMDNEREGFPITAIREIKILKKLHHENVIKLKEIVTSPGPEKDDQGRPDGNKYKGGIYMVFEYMDHDLTGLADRPGMRFTVPQIKCYMRQLLTGLHYCHVNQVLHRDIKGSNLLIDNEGNLKLADFGLARSFSNEHNANLTNRVITLWYRPPELLLGTTRYGPAVDMWSVGCIFAELLHGKPIFPGKDEPEQLNKIFELCGAPDEVNWPGVSKTPWYNQFKPTRPMKRRLREVFRHFDRHALELLEKMLTLDPAQRITAKDALDGEYFWTDPLPCDPKSLPKYESSHEFQTKKKRQQQRQNEENAKRLKMQHPQQHSRLPPIQQAGQQHPQMRQGPNHAIHGSQPGVAAGPSHHYGKPRGPSGGPGRYPPGGNPGGGYNHPNRGGQGGGGGGYGSGPYPPQGRGASYGSSGMPGGPSGGPRGGGGSGYGVGAPNYPPGAPYGGSAAGRGSNMMGGNRNQQYGWQQ from the exons ATGGCTATGGCAGCGCCAGGGCAACTCAACGTGAACGAGTCACCGTCGTGGGGGTCCAGAAGCGTCGATTGCTTCGAGAAGTTGGAGCAAATTGGCGAGGGCACATATGG TCAGGTTTATATGGCTAGAGAGATCAAAACTGGTGAAATTGTTGCTCTGAAAAAGATACGAATGGACAATGAGAGAGAAGGG TTTCCTATAACAGCTATTCGCGAAATCAAAATTCTAAAGAAACTACATCATGAAAATGTAATCAAGTTGAAAGAAATTGTGACTTCCCCAG GTCCGGAGAAAGATGATCAAGGGAGGCCAG ACGGTAACAAATATAAAGGTGGCATCTATATGGTCTTTGAATACATGGACCATGATTTGACTGGTCTTGCTGACCGACCAGGGATGAGATTCACAGTTCCCCAAATTAAG TGCTACATGCGGCAGCTTCTGACTGGGCTGCATTACTGTCACGTAAATCAAGTACTTCACCGTGATATCAAAG GTTCAAATCTTCTAATAGATAATGAAGGTAATCTGAAACTTGCTGATTTTGGATTGGCACGATCATTTTCTAATGAGCACAATGCAAATCTTACTAATCGTGTCATCACACTATGGTACAG aCCCCCTGAGCTGCTGCTTGGGACAACAAGGTATGGACCAGCTGTAGACATGTGGTCTGTGGGGTGCATCTTCGCAGAACTTCTTCATGGGAAGCCTATCTTTCCTGGAAAAGACGAG CCAGAACAATTAAATAAGATTTTTGAGCTGTGTGGAGCACCAGATGAAGTGAACTGGCCTGGTGTTTCCAAGACTCCTTGGTATAATCAGTTTAAACCAACGCGACCAATGAAAAGACGTCTCCGGGAAGTTTTCAGACA TTTTGATCGTCATGCTCTGGAATTGTTGGAGAAGATGCTGACACTTGATCCTGCTCAG AGAATTACTGCCAAGGATGCGCTTGATGGTGAATATTTCTGGACTGATCCATTACCATGTGATCCTAAGAG TTTACCCAAATATGAGTCATCACACGAGTTCCAGACCAAGAAAAAGCGCCAGCAGCAACGACAAAACGAAGAAAATGCCAAGCGTCTTAAAATGCAGCATCCTCAACAGCATTCGCGGCTGCCCCCTATTCAGCAGGCTGGTCAGCAGCACCCTCAAATGCGACAAGGTCCTAACCACGCTATTCATGGGTCTCAACCAGGAGTTGCTGCAGGGCCTAGCCATCATTATGGGAAGCCTCGAGGTCCCTCTGGTGGGCCTGGAAGATATCCTCCTGGTGGGAACCCTGGTGGGGGATACAATCACCCGAATCGTGGAGGTCAAGGAGGAGGAGGTGGCGGTTATGGCAGTGGGCCATATCCTCCCCAAGGGCGGGGTGCATCGTATGGTTCAAGTGGTATGCCTGGTGGGCCCAGTGGTGGTCCTCGTGGTGGGGGTGGTAGTGGCTATGGAGTTGGAGCTCCAAATTATCCTCCAGGTGCTCCTTATGGTGGATCAGCAGCAGGGCGTGGTTCAAACATGATGGGTGGCAACCGCAACCAACAGTATGGTTGGCAGCAGTAA
- the LOC137833318 gene encoding uncharacterized protein, with protein sequence MDRDWMYEMLDSSRRLRQPFIDGVHHFVSKAMNQVSYIPDGGVRCPCVKCCCEKILKPSHVRSHLLQHGFQPNYKVWIYHGEVRTNEVNLNIASTSFDNIRRDDDFGSLVEMVNNAYMQESDIRTRYVNVIEDVEEQPNAEAQKFYDMLASAHQPIYDGATESKLSIAIRLLGARSNWHTSEKCLDSPTENCIPKTYYEAKKVVSTLGLKAIKIDCCEAGCMLYYKDDIELNECKFCGLPRYLPPKGQNKTYKRVPIKRMFYLPIIPRLQRLYTSMESARQMRWHYENRTNDDVLRHPSDGKSWKHFDSVYPEFAAEPRNVRLGLCSDGFTPYIQASASPYSCWPVFVTPYNLPPEMCMTKPYMFLSCLVPGPTNPTKK encoded by the coding sequence ATGGACCGAGATTGGATGTATGAAATGCTTGATTCTTCAAGAAGATTGAGACAACCCTTCATAGATGGTGTTCATCATTTTGTTTCTAAGGCAATGAATCAAGTTTCATACATACCAGATGGAGGGGTAAGGTGTCCGTGTGTGAAATGTTGCTGTGAGAAAATTCTCAAACCTTCTCATGTTAGGAGTCATCTCCTTCAACATGGCTTTCAACCAAACTACAAGGTATGGATTTATCACGGAGAAGTAAGGACAAATGAGGTTAACTTAAACATTGCATCTACCAGTTTTGATAACATTAGGCGTGATGATGACTTTGGGTCATTAGTCGAAATGGTGAACAATGCATACATGCAAGAAAGTGACATAAGAACTCGTTATGTCAATGTTATCGAGGATGTAGAAGAACAACCTAATGCTGAAGCACAAAAGTTTTATGATATGTTAGCATCTGCTCATCAACCCATTTATGATGGAGCAACTGAGTCTAAATTGTCAATAGCCATAAGGCTTTTGGGCGCTAGAAGCAATTGGCACACAAGTGAAAAATGTTTAGATTCTCCAACAGAGAATTGCATACCCAAGACTTATTATGAAGCAAAAAAAGTTGTCTCTACTCTTGGCTTGAAGGCTATCAAGATTGATTGTTGTGAGGCTGGATGCATGTTGTATTACAAGGACGACATCGAATTAAATGAGTGCAAATTTTGTGGTCTTCCCAGGTACCTTCCTCCAAAGGGTCAGAACAAAACATACAAAAGAGTGCCGATAAAAAGAATGTTTTATTTGCCTATCATACCACGATTACAAAGACTATATACGTCAATGGAGTCAGCACGACAAATGCGATGGCATTATGAAAACAGAACTAATGATGATGTTTTGCGACATCCATCTGATGGGAAAAGTTGGAAACACTTTGATAGTGTATATCCTGAATTTGCAGCTGAACCCCGTAATGTAAGGTTGGGATTGTGTTCGGATGGATTCACTCCTTATATCCAAGCTTCAGCATCACCATATTCTTGTTGGCCGGTATTTGTGACTCCTTATAACCTACCCCCTGAAATGTGTATGACGAAGCCGTACATGTTTCTAAGTTGTCTTGTACCTGGTCCTACCAACCCAACAAAAAAATAG
- the LOC137831039 gene encoding uncharacterized protein: protein MATHTNKKGEWVDSRARETYEKYHERLKVLQANSSQDSNTDVHQLDPATKLQTWKEAAGGKSRGRVYGTADLAANIRQGVSSLTQASASDTSQSGQVTENQMLRAELSMWSQKYAHLEDELKVIKDKLISMEQEKTTSNSTTQFHHEYDPEQDDQPIS from the exons ATGGCCACCCACACAAATAAGAAGGGTGAATGGGTTGATTCTCGTGCTCGAGAAACTTAT GAAAAGTATCATGAGCGCTTGAAGGTCCTTCAAGCAAATAGTTCTCAGGACTCTAACACTGATGTCCACCAACTTGATCCTGCAACTAAGCTTCAAACATGGAAGGAAGCTGCCGGAGGAAAGAGTAGAGGTCGGGTATATGGTACGGCAGACTTGGCTGCTAACATCCGCCAAGGAGTCTCTTCTCTCACCCAAGCCTCTGCGTCCGACACTTCACAATCTGGACAAGTGACTGAAAATCAAATGCTTCGTGCTGAACTTAGTATGTGGAGTCAGAAGTATGCACACCTGGAGGATGAGCTGAAGGTTATAAAAGATAAACTTATCTCTATGGAACAAGAAAAAACTACTTCCAATAGCACAACACAATTCCATCATGAGTATGATCCAGAACAGGATGATCAACCTATTTCTTAA